A region from the Neomonachus schauinslandi chromosome 2, ASM220157v2, whole genome shotgun sequence genome encodes:
- the GSX2 gene encoding GS homeobox 2: protein MSRSFYVDSLIIKDSSRPAPSLPEPHPGPDFFIPLGMPSPLVMSVSGPACPSRKSGAFCVCPLCVTSHLHSSRGPAGSGGGGAATGSAGAGGSGAPGGAGALPLLKGQFSSGPGDAQFCPRVSHAHHHHHPPQHHHHHHQPQQPGSAAAAAAAAAAAAALGHPQHHAPVCAATTYNVGDPRRFHCLTMGGSDASQVPNGKRMRTAFTSTQLLELEREFSSNMYLSRLRRIEIATYLNLSEKQVKIWFQNRRVKHKKEGKGTQRNSHAGCKCVGSQAHYARSEDEDSLSPASANDDKEISPL, encoded by the exons ATGTCGCGCTCCTTCTATGTCGACTCGCTCATCATCAAGGACTCCTCGCGGCCCGCGCCCTCGCTGCCTGAGCCGCACCCCGGGCCAGATTTCTTCATCCCGCTGGGCATGCCGTCCCCGCTGGTGATGTCGGTGTCTGGGCCCGCCTGCCCGTCCCGCAAGAGTGGCGCGTTCTGCGTTTGCCCACTCTGCGTCACTTCGCACCTGCACTCCTCTCGCGGGCCCGCCGGCTCCGGCGGCGGGGGCGCAGCCACGGGGAGTGCAGGGGCCGGGGGTAGTGGGGCCCCGGGGGGCGCCggggccctgcccctgctcaAGGGTCAGTTCTCTTCGGGTCCCGGGGACGCGCAGTTTTGCCCACGCGTGAGCCACGCGCACCATCATCACCACCCGCCGcagcaccaccatcaccaccatcagccCCAGCAGCCGGGCTCTGCCGctgcggcggcggccgcggcggcggccgcggcggcctTGGGACACCCTCAGCACCACGCACCTGTCTGCGCCGCCACCACCTACAACGTGGGGGACCCGCGGAGATTCCACTGCCTCACCATGG GGGGCTCGGACGCCAGCCAGGTACCCAATGGCAAGAGGATGAGGACGGCGTTCACCAGCACGCAGCTCCTGGAGCTGGAGCGGGAATTCTCTTCCAACATGTACCTGTCTCGACTCCGGAGGATCGAAATCGCGACATACCTGAACCTGTCAGAGAAGCAGGTGAAAATCTGGTTTCAGAACCGCCGGGTGAAGcataagaaagaagggaagggtaCACAGAGGAACAGTCACGCGGGCTGCAAGTGTGTCGGCAGCCAGGCGCACTACGCGCGCTCCGAGGATGAGGACTCCTTGTCGCCGGCCTCGGCCAACGATGACAAGGAGATTTCTCCCTTATGA